GTGAACACGCGGTTCCCGCAGATCGAGCCGGTCGTGCCGGTGGGCCACCAGACCGGGACGTCGCCGCCGTGGTTCGGGAGCCCGACCAGCAGGCGGGTCGGGCGCACGACGCATTCGTCGCCGTTACCGCCGATCCGGGCCCACTCCAGGTAGGCGAACGCCTTCTGGTGCGGGGCGAGCCGGATGGTCGCCGGCGGTTCGGTGCCGGGCTGCCTCGCCGTGGTCGTCTTCCACTTGTCGTTGCCGTTGACCAGGGTCAGGGTCGGGTAGCCGGTCAGCGTGCAGGTGTGGGACTCGGCGGTGATCACGAGCGTGGCGACCGCGTTGCCGCTGGCGCCCTCGGGTTCGGGCATCTGCACGTCGACGTTTCC
This genomic window from Cryptosporangium phraense contains:
- a CDS encoding DUF4232 domain-containing protein, coding for MGPRLRVLAAAAALLAAVTACTSSHSTTRRTVRRHAEAEHAYPVPSVTTPVPSDSPSGPPPSKLPDPECAAGNVDVQMPEPEGASGNAVATLVITAESHTCTLTGYPTLTLVNGNDKWKTTTARQPGTEPPATIRLAPHQKAFAYLEWARIGGNGDECVVRPTRLLVGLPNHGGDVPVWWPTGTTGSICGNRVFTSPFERG